In Bradysia coprophila strain Holo2 unplaced genomic scaffold, BU_Bcop_v1 contig_687, whole genome shotgun sequence, a genomic segment contains:
- the LOC119083530 gene encoding transient receptor potential cation channel protein painless-like: MVFETERFESILIECIESRNEHQFQYILDELILNPNKRLKCFDGLSTFEKVLTIPNSRKLIELCVCNGCDFYKKNPDGIYPLRHAIGSHSADNLIAILKQSDESSKPLCDDHFVATQYSAIINEKSDGGNNYLHLLGNNITADNYEELSKMIMAMLVNGCNVNLPNEQLETPFYLLLKNPVVEKSLLKFIIDKVRIDYYTHNSKEIQILMEERGLAARMGKKTDYTVDTNYMVQHLDDWNETQLVDNLERCKWDTKDRDDGIMELLEAAIVKNLPETVAILMDLGPDVNGISKNSKFKMTPAFLACTVGHYQVLKVLLSNKNLSFQSMSLQRNLLHQIFSSETIDPVDRQKTFDLIIADRRCTLNVINQSDSENRVPLLFACQHECDDIVKELLSRGAYIGYKPVLNYIKKETLEEFLDECVKCSGVINDRDCEIYIDYKFLMPPQRNMPEITPAHLICAKSKLKELILHPVIASFVLLKWRRIDFIVYFNLLVYVGFMIFLCCINVSFYNVFSEFLLYEHCQMKYEDHGRLFTVKRNEYNFTPSVTDKDANEVSYFLFQNRHIIQKTYKDYSPFLFSSEM, from the exons ATGGTTTTTGAAACCGAAAGATTTGag TCCATTCTGATTGAGTGTATTGAGTCGAGAAATGAGCACCAATTTCAGTACATCCTAGACGAGCTGATATTGAATCCGAATAAACGGCTGAAATGTTTTGACGGGCTTTCAACGTTCGAAAAAGTTCTGACAATACCGAATTCGAGGAAACTCATCGAGCTATGCGTTTGCAATGGATGCGATTTTTACAAG AAAAATCCTGATGGAATATATCCACTTCGCCATGCCATTGGTTCACACAGCGCTGACAACCTAATCGCAATATTGAAGCAATCCGATGAATCTTCGAAACCATTGTGCGACGATCATTTTGTGGCGACCCAATATTCAGCgatcataaatgaaaaatcggaTGGAGGAAACAACTACCTCCACCTGTTGGGTAACAACATAACAGCTGACAATTACGAAGAACTTTCGAAAATGATTATGGCCATGCTAGTGAACGGATGCAACGTGAATCTACCGAATGAACAACTAGAAACGCCGTTTTATTTGCTGTTGAAGAATCCGGTCGTGGAAAAGAGTTTGTTAAAGTTCATCATCGACAAAGTACGAATTGACTATTATACGCACAACAGCAAAGAAATCCAAATATTGATGGAGGAACGAGGATTGGCAGCCCGAATGGGTAAGAAAACGGATTATACTGTTGACACGAACTACATGGTCCAGCATCTTGACGACTGGAATGAGACACAATTGGTCGATAATCTTGAACGTTGTAAATGGGACACGAAGGACCGCGACGATGGTATCATGGAACTATTAGAAGCAGCAATCGTTAAGAATTTACCCGAAACGGTTGCCATTTTAATGGATCTTGGTCCGGACGTTAAtggaatttcaaaaaatagcaaattcaaaatgacaCCGGCATTTTTGGCCTGTACGGTCGGGCACTATCAAGTCCTGAAGGTCCTACTTAGCAACAAGAATCTGTCATTTCAGTCGATGAGTCTTCAAAGGAATCTGTTgcatcaaatattttcttccgaAACCATTGATCCAGTCGATCGCCAGAAAACCTTCGACTTAATTATCGCAGATCGACGATGCACATTAAATGTGATTAATCAGTCCGATTCTGAAAATCGGGTGCCTCTGCTTTTCGCCTGCCAGCATGAATGCGATGACATTGTGAAGGAGCTACTGAGTCGTGGAGCATATATCGGCTATAAGCCGGTGTTGAATTACATCAAAAAGGAAACCCTGGAAGAATTCCTGGATGAATGTGTGAAGTGCTCCGGTGTAATCAATGACAGAGACTGTGAAATTTACATAGACTACAAATTCTTGATGCCTCCGCAGAGAAATATGCCAGAGATCACGCCGGCTCATTTGATTTGTGCAAAGTCAAAATTAAAGGAACTCATCTTACATCCAGTTATTGCTTCATTTGTTCTACTCAAGTGGCGGAGAATCGATTTCATTGTTTACTTCAACCTTCTGGTCTATGTCGGTTTCATGATATTCTTGTGCTGCATCAACGTGAGCTTTTACAATGTGTTCAGTGAATTCCTCCTCTATGAACATTGCCAAATGAAATATGAAGATCACGGCAGACTGTTTACAGTGAAGCGAAATGAGTATAACTTTACACCTAGTGTGACTGACAAAGATGCGAACGAGGTCAGTTACTTTCTTTTCCAAAATCGCCACATAATTCAGAAAACATACAAAGACTATTCTCCTTTTTTGTTCTCATCGGAAATGTGA
- the LOC119083506 gene encoding uncharacterized protein LOC119083506 — MMRLTTTISFHLLLTFVETFDMQCDYVNSGWYIVGNIKNCYARNLTVDGPDQFVDSVNGDTTTILEDVLGFWVQNQVCHYIPQKMVAFMPNLKAFGLSNSGLKTISKFDLAPFPDLIRIAFYGNQLEYIDGDLFTLNTKIQSINLEDNNLLIINGPVLKPLLFLNYVAFKLPCFNKKCEHSGCIPEIKMRFSEKCEFDSIYPGFTKYFKSLKRTVEICNRI; from the exons ATGATgag GTTAACGACGACGATTTCCTTTCATTTGCTACTGACATTTGTGGAGACATTCGACATGCAGTGCGACTATGTTAACAGTGGCTGGTATATTGTCGGCAATATCAAGAATTGTTATGCTAGAAATTTAACTGTAGATGGGCCTGACCAATTTGTGGACAGTGTTAACGGTGATACAACCACGATACTGGAAGATGTTCTTGGTTTTTGGGTTCAAAATCAAGTATGCCACTACATTCCACAGAAGATGGTCGCATTTATGCCAAACTTGAAGGCGTTTGGATTGTCAAACTCTGGACTCAAAAcgatatcgaaattcgatctTGCACCATTTCCCGATTTGATACGGATTGCCTTTTACGGAAATCAGCTGGAATACATTGACGGCGATTTATTCACACTAAATACCAAAATTCAATCCATAAACTTGGAGGACAATAATTTGCTGATCATCAATGGGCCCGTACTAAAACCGCTATTGTTTTTGAATTATGTTGCGTTTAAATTGCCATGTTTCAATAAGAAGTGTGAACATAGTGGCTGTATACCGGAAATCAAAATGCGATTCAGCGAAAAGTGCGAATTCGATTCAATTTATCCGGGCTTCACGAAATACTTTAAAAGTTTGAAGCGAACGGTGGAGATATGTAATCGCATATGA
- the LOC119083532 gene encoding transient receptor potential cation channel protein painless-like, protein MVFETVKFENILTESVESRNVHQFRYILDELKFNPNKKLKCFDGLSTFEAVLLIPKSRKFITTCICNGSDFYKKNDDGIYPLRYAIHSCSAENLIAILKPNEESFTPLCDDHFVATQYSAIINEKSDGGNNYLHLLANNITADNYAELSKMIMAMLVNGCNVNLPNEQLETPFYLLLKNPVVENGLLNFIIDNVRIDYFTHNSKDIHVLMEERGLAARMGKKMDFTVDTNYMVQHLDDWNETQLVDNLERWKRDTKDLDDEIMELLEAAIVKNLPETVAILMDLVPDINRISKNGKFKIMPGFLACTFGHHQVLKVLLSNTNLSFQSTSLQRNLLHQIFSSEAIDPVDRQKTFDLIITDRRCTLDVINQLDSENRVPLLFACLYECDDIVKELLRRGAYIGYESVFNYIKKDTLEELLDECVKCSGDINGRDCDIYIDYKFLMPPQRNEPEITPAHLICANSNLKEFILHPVIASFVLLKWRKIDFIVYFNLLVYFSFLVFLGYIIVNFYDVSSNFKHDEEYCQITTDYHDELFPVKLNEYVFESRLTDMNISANAITHLLFENRHLIRRLYNNNVGDQIGEKFSEWNDVQIDEEWKTRFRQHFAEHALSYWFGIFGLTLMAAYEVVQCAMSYKKYFLKPNNWLDIMLIVFSFFVLVKNVDVGRDNFKQISAIMILLMGAQSIQLFSKVSAFSLSLHMAILNKVCRTFLRTIAPYMIIISAFGMSFFALNHDDFDEPLRNGTDSEEDPDEEQGFQDPFLSTISTVKMMLSDFGDLTIEEEDHFQGILFLAFMISISIVMFQLLNALAITDIQEMIQIAEFVQTRRRISTLRSYETLYSFFSVTYANVFPRLTTILLTPNKYGSTKYGAIKIKYTLPTTKNATVLMQKTGSISNFEYLYVDWMLWKNSPEPLAFDNEFMAKVMQFVKNQQEKHLHNVERNLNSLELYAIKVAQEDMYKDLSMRISSLEHFLKTKLGDSIAAISSES, encoded by the coding sequence AAAAACGACGACGGAATATACCCACTCCGATACGCCATCCACTCATGCAGCGCTGAAAACCTTATCGCTATATTAAAGCCGAACGAAGAGTCCTTCACACCACTATGCGACGATCATTTTGTGGCGACGCAATATTCAGCgatcataaatgaaaaatcggaTGGAGGAAACAACTACCTCCATCTGTTGGCTAACAACATAACCGCTGACAATTACGCAGAACTTTCGAAAATGATTATGGCCATGCTGGTGAACGGATGCAACGTGAATCTACCGAATGAACAACTAGAAACGCCGTTTTATTTGCTGTTGAAGAATCCGGTCGTGGAAAATGGTTTGCTGAACTTCATCATCGACAACGTACGAATCGACTATTTTACGCACAACAGCAAAGACATCCATGTGTTGATGGAGGAACGAGGATTGGCAGCCCGAATGGGtaagaaaatggattttaccGTTGACACGAACTACATGGTCCAGCATCTTGACGACTGGAATGAGACACAATTGGTCGATAATCTCGAACGTTGGAAACGGGACACGAAGGACCTTGATGATGAGATCATGGAATTGCTAGAAGCAGCAATCGTTAAGAATTTACCCGAAACGGTTGCCATTTTGATGGATCTTGTTCCGGACATTAAtcggatttcaaaaaatggcaaatttaaaataatgcCGGGATTTTTGGCCTGTACATTCGGACACCATCAAGTCCTGAAGGTCCTACTTAGCAACACGAATTTGTCATTTCAGTCGACGAGTCTCCAAAGGAATCTGTTgcatcaaatattttcatccgAAGCCATTGATCCTGTCGATCGTCAGAAAACCTTCGACTTAATTATCACTGACCGACGATGCACATTGGACGTAATTAATCAGCTCGATTCTGAAAATCGGGTGCCTCTGCTTTTCGCCTGCCTGTATGAATGCGATGACATTGTAAAGGAGTTGCTGAGACGTGGAGCATACATCGGTTATGAGTCCGTGTTTAATTACATCAAAAAGGACACCCTAGAAGAGCTCTTGGACGAATGCGTGAAATGCTCCGGCGACATTAATGGGAGGGACTGTGATATTTACATTGACTACAAATTCTTGATGCCTCCGCAGAGAAATGAGCCAGAAATCACGCCGGCTCATTTGATTTGTGCAAATTCCAATCTGAAAGAATTTATCTTACATCCCGTCATTGCTTCATTTGTGCTGCTCAAGTGGCGGAAGATCGACTTCATCGTTTACTTCAACCTTCTGGTCTATTTTAGTTTCTTGGTTTTCTTGGGCTACATCATCGTGAACTTCTACGATGTGTCCAGCAATTTCAAGCACGACGAAGAATATTGCCAAATCACAACCGATTACCACGACGAACTGTTTCCGGTCAAGCTAAATGAGTACGTTTTTGAGAGTAGATTGACTGATATGAACATCTCGGCGAATGCAATCACTCACTTGCTCTTCGAAAATCGCCACTTAATCCGGAGGTTATACAACAACAATGTTGGTGATCAGATCGGTGAGAAATTTAGTGAATGGAACGATGTCCAGATAGACGAAGAATGGAAAACGCGATTTCGACAACATTTCGCCGAACACGCGCTGTCCTATTGGTTTGGGATTTTTGGACTCACGTTGATGGCAGCCTACGAGGTTGTTCAGTGTGCTATGTCGTACAAGAAATACTTTTTAAAGCCGAATAATTGGCTGGATATTATGCTGATCGTTTTCTCCTTTTTTGTTCTCGTCAAAAACGTGGATGTAGGAAGGGACAACTTCAAGCAAATCTCTGCAATAATGATCTTGTTAATGGGCGCTCAGAGCATTCAGCTCTTTTCAAAAGTGTCAGCATTTTCATTGTCCCTGCACATGGCAATACTGAACAAAGTGTGTCGAACATTTCTGAGAACCATTGCTCCGTACATGATCATAATATCGGCGTTCGGAATGAGTTTCTTTGCTCTGAACCATGACGATTTTGATGAACCTTTGAGGAACGGTACTGACTCTGAAGAAGATCCAGATGAGGAGCAAGGATTTCAGGATCCGTTTCTGTCGACCATCTCGACTGTTAAAATGATGTTGTCGGACTTTGGTGATTTAACCATTGAAGAGGAAGACCATTTTCAAGGAATTCTATTTCTTGCCTTTATGATTTCCATTTCGATTGTTATGTTTCAACTGTTGAATGCATTGGCGATCACAGACATTCAGGAAATGATTCAAATTGCTGAATTTGTCCAAACAAGAAGGCGCATTTCTACTTTACGTAGCTACGAAACTCTGTACTCATTCTTCTCGGTGACATACGCAAATGTGTTCCCTAGACTTACCACGATCCTTCTGACACCAAATAAATATGGATCCACCAAATACGGAGCTATTAAAATCAAGTATACCCTTCCCACAACGAAAAATGCCACTGTTTTGATGCAGAAAACTGGATCGATCTCTAATTTCGAGTATCTGTATGTCGACTGGATGCTATGGAAAAATAGTCCGGAACCGTTAGCATTTGATAATGAATTTATGGCGAAGGTTATGCAGTTTGTAAAGaatcagcaagaaaaacaTCTGCATAACGTGGAGAGAAATTTGAATAGTCTGGAGCTGTATGCGATCAAAGTGGCACAGGAAGATATGTACAAAGATTTGTCGATGAGAATTTCAAGTTTAgaacattttctgaaaacGAAATTAGGTGATTCCATCGCTGCCATTTCTTCGGAATCGTAG